From a region of the Arachis ipaensis cultivar K30076 chromosome B09, Araip1.1, whole genome shotgun sequence genome:
- the LOC107619687 gene encoding probable glucan endo-1,3-beta-glucosidase A6: MATIITVSLLIISLSFFSISSAKISGQPGINYGQLGNNLPPPKTSINLIKSLKAKRVKIYDTNPLILKSLENTNLQVSIMVPNELVSKISTNQTLSDQWVQSNVAPFYHKTLIRYLLVGNELISSTSPDTWHHIVPAMQRIKTSLTTFRLHKVKVGTPCAMDVLESSFPPSNGTFRNDIAFRVMKPMLKFLSKTKSFFFLDVYPFFAWSSDPKNIDLNYALFESKNITVTDSGTGLVYHNLFDQMVDAVYFAMNRIGYPDIRIFIAETGWPNGGNLDQIGANVHNAATYNRNFVKKVTKKPTVGTPARPGWSLPSFIFALFNENLKPGLGTERHFGLLYPNGSGIYEIDLSGKTPESEFPALPPAEDYKGKAWCVVAEGANVTLVAAALSYACSQGNGTCDPIQRGQLCFEPNSVVGHANYAFSSYWAQFRSIGGTCYFNGLAEATSKDPSYGSCKFPSVIL, encoded by the exons ATGGCTACTATCATTACAGTTTCTCTATTAATTATCTCCCTTTCATTCTTCTCCATATCCA GTGCAAAAATCTCAGGTCAACCTGGAATCAACTACGGTCAATTGGGCAACAATCTTCCACCTCCAAAAACCTCAATAAACCTAATCAAATCCCTAAAAGCCAAACGCGTCAAAATCTATGATACGAATCCATTgatcctaaaatccctagaaaacacGAACCTCCAAGTCTCAATCATGGTGCCAAACGAACTCGTCTCAAAAATCTCAACAAACCAAACACTCTCAGACCAATGGGTCCAATCCAACGTCGCACCCTTCTACCACAAAACCCTAATCCGATACCTCCTCGTCGGAAACGAACTCATCAGCTCCACGTCACCTGACACGTGGCACCACATCGTTCCCGCGATGCAGAGGATCAAAACCTCCCTAACAACGTTCCGTTTGCACAAGGTGAAGGTTGGAACGCCCTGTGCCATGGACGTGCTGGAATCGTCGTTTCCACCTTCAAATGGCACATTCAGAAACGACATTGCGTTTCGCGTCATGAAGCCTATGCTGAAATTTTTATCCAAAACCAAATCGTTTTTCTTCTTGGATGTGTACCCGTTTTTCGCGTGGTCCTCGGACCCTAAAAACATTGACCTTAATTACGCGCTATTTGAGTCCAAGAACATAACGGTAACGGACTCGGGTACGGGTTTGGTTTACCATAATTTGTTTGATCAGATGGTGGACGCGGTTTATTTTGCAATGAACCGGATCGGGTATCCGGATATTCGGATCTTTATTGCTGAAACGGGTTGGCCCAACGGAGGAAACTTGGACCAAATTGGAGCGAATGTTCACAATGCTGCTACGTATAACCGGAATTTTGTGAAGAAAGTGACGAAAAAACCGACGGTTGGGACTCCGGCTCGACCGGGTTGGAGTCTTCCATCGTTTATATTTGCGTTGTTTAACGAGAATTTAAAACCAGGATTAGGCACAGAACGTCATTTTGGGTTATTGTATCCGAATGGATCTGGAATTTACGAAATTGACCTTTCTGGAAAGACGCCGGAGTCAGAATTTCCAGCGCTGCCGCCGGCGGAGGATTACAAAGGGAAGGCGTGGTGTGTGGTGGCGGAGGGAGCGAACGTGACCTTAGTAGCGGCGGCGCTATCATACGCTTGCTCCCAAGGGAACGGAACCTGTGATCCGATCCAACGTGGACAATTATGTTTTGAACCGAACAGTGTAGTTGGGCATGCTAACTATGCGTTTAGTTCTTATTGGGCACAGTTCAGGTCTATTGGTGGAACTTGTTATTTCAACGGTTTAGCTGAAGctacctcaaaggatccaa GTTATGGATCTTGCAAGTTTCCAAGTGTGATTCTTTGA
- the LOC107615047 gene encoding uncharacterized protein LOC107615047, with protein sequence MANRHPSEAPAADDFLEQILGLPNFASADSTLAGGTGASSLAAAAAAAAASPAAPMMLQLSSDDASAAYLVGATAGGGFHPSPVYELGLSLEQGNGGGFLKPEDASGSGKRFRDDVVDGRVKNVTIYFYSFLLTHLIFSFIASAIVLLIQAIKVPSEAIHGGFQLVAEALRACLDVMFQLIIEGISLLLSSLLDAIKESIKGSMSATGSAIGEVAEKLKTSIEEGLQNLPELIEELADFVSKVIQELWNNYVDSVAQVLENNG encoded by the exons ATGGCCAATCGCCATCCTTCCGAGGCTCCCGCCGCCGACGACTTCCTCGAGCAAATCCTCGGCCTCCCGAACTTCGCCTCCGCCGACTCCACCCTCGCCGGAGGAACCGGCGCCTCCTCTCTCGCCGCCGCCGCAGCTGCAGCTGCTGCTTCTCCAGCGGCGCCGATGATGCTTCAGCTAAGCTCTGACGACGCCTCCGCCGCGTACCTCGTCGGCGCCACCGCAGGTGGTGGTTTCCACCCGTCGCCGGTGTACGAGCTTGGGCTGAGCCTGGAGCAAGGGAATGGAGGAGGGTTCTTGAAGCCTGAGGATGCTTCTGGAAGTGGAAAACGGTTTCGTGACGACGTTGTTGATGGAAGAGTTAAGAATGTAACAATCTACTTTTATTCTTT TTTGTTAACTCACTTAATCTTCTCCTTCATTGCTTCCGCAATTGTGTTGTTGATTCAAGCCATCAAAGTACCCAGTGAGGCCATTCATGGAGGATTTCAACTAGTAGCCGAGGCGTTAAGGGCGTGTTTGGATGTTATGTTTCAGCTTATAATTGAAGGAATAAGCTTGCTTTTGTCTTCACTCCTTGATGCTATTAAAGAAAGCATCAAAGGTTCAATGAGTGCTACTGGGTCAGCAATTGGGGAAGTTGCAGAGAAATTGAAGACTTCAATTGAAGAAGGTTTGCAGAATTTGCCAGAACTAATTGAGGAACTCGCAGATTTTGTATCAAAGGTGATACAAGAATTGTGGAACAACTATGTGGATTCTGTGGCACAAGTACTGGAGAATAATGGTTGA
- the LOC107615046 gene encoding subtilisin-like protease SBT5.4 has protein sequence MASSTCHVMLSLLLCFMLHQSTQAIKQASFRIRSHSFGQNPTLADAEYVTNSHHNLLGPYVGSVEKAKEAIFYSYNKYINGFAAVLDEEEAAKIAKHPEVLSVFPNKPRQLHTTYSWSFLGLETNGAIGKPSIWKESLGQDVIIANLDTGVWPESKSFSDEGMGPIPKRWRGICQVDEKNLFKFHCNRKLIGARYFNKGYIAALGQTPFNTTRDYEGHGTHTLSTAGGSFVHGANVFGNGNGTASGGSPKARVASYKVCWPPTEGSGGCFDADILAAFEAAISDGVDVISLSVGSDIPSEFNESAISIGSFHAAAQHAIPVIASAGNNGPSPSTVSNFEPWIFTVAASTLDRAFNNHIILGNKRIRKGASLSESALPYTKFSPLISAADAKLAVATELYASQCQEGSLDPKKAKGKIVFCVRGGNSRLAKGIEAARVGATGMILANHNNSVNDVEADPHLLPSSHVHFNDGQYIFSYINRTKYPVASISRVGTQLGVKPAPFVATFSSRGPSPVEPSILKPDVIAPGVDIIAAYSEGVPPSEEEFDKRRTPFVTMSGTSMSCPHVAGVVGLLKSLHPHWSPAAIKSAIMTTAKITDNTGRPMLDSATKKATPFAYGAGHIVPNRAAYPGLIYDLSFIDYVNFLCGHGYTSLQIRQFIGKKYICPKEFDPADFNYPSITVTNFANASSSRNVTRTVTNVGSPRTYKVRVKAPPQVDISVDPKILSFKRKGEKKTFTVTFTLRPLRKQILEYTFASLEWTDGKNHVRSPIVIKHPLK, from the exons ATGGCTTCATCAACGTGTCATGTGATGCTCTCACTTCTCCTTTGCTTTATGCTACACCAAAGCACTCAAGCAATCAAACAAGCAAGTTTTCGAATTC GATCTCATTCATTTGGTCAAAATCCTACATTAGCTGATGCTGAATATGTCACAAACTCTCACCATAATTTACTTGGACCATATGTTGGAAG CGTTGAGAAGGCCAAAGAAGCAATCTTTTACTCTTATAATAAATACATCAATGGTTTTGCTGCAGTATTGGATGAGGAAGAAGCAGCCAAGATTGCAA AACATCCAGAAGTATTATCAGTTTTTCCGAATAAACCAAGACAACTGCACACAACATATTCATGGAGTTTTCTTGGATTAGAGACAAATGGTGCAATTGGAAAACCATCTATATGGAAGGAGTCCTTGGGTCAAGATGTAATTATTGCAAATTTGGACACTG GTGTTTGGCCTGAATCAAAGAGTTTTAGTGATGAAGGGATGGGGCCAATTCCAAAAAGATGGCGTGGAATTTGTCAAGTTGATGagaagaatttatttaaatttcacTGTAACAG GAAACTCATTGGAGCAAGATATTTTAACAAAGGCTACATCGCAGCTCTTGGCCAAACCCCCTTCAATACTACACGTGACTATGAAGGTCATGGAACACACACGCTATCTACTGCAG GAGGTAGCTTTGTTCATGGGGCGAACGTATTTGGAAATGGAAATGGAACAGCAAGTGGTGGATCTCCGAAAGCACGTGTTGCATCATATAAGGTTTGTTGGCCACCAACGGAAGGTAGTGGAGGTTGTTTTGATGCGGACATTTTGGCTGCTTTTGAAGCTGCCATAAGTGATGGCGTTGATGTAATTTCACTATCAGTGGGTTCTGATATTCCCTCTGAGTTCAATGAGAGTGCCATTTCCATTGGCTCTTTTCATGCAGCTGCGCAGCATGCTATTCCTGTTATCGCTTCTGCTGGAAACAATGGACCTTCTCCTTCTACTGTCAGCAACTTTGAGCCCTGGATCTTCACTGTTGCTGCAAGCACTCTTGATAGAGCCTTTAATAATCATATCATTCTTGGTAATAAGAGAATCCGCaag GGAGCAAGCCTTTCCGAGTCTGCTTTACCATATACTAAGTTTTCTCCATTGATCAGTGCCGCCGATGCTAAACTTGCCGTTGCAACCGAACTATATGC GAGTCAATGCCAAGAGGGAAGTCTTGATCCTAAGAAGGCGAAGGGAAAAATAGTGTTTTGTGTTCGTGGTGGGAATAGCAGACTTGCGAAAGGGATTGAAGCTGCTCGTGTAGGAGCTACTGGAATGATTTTGGCTAATCATAATAACTCAGTAAACGATGTTGAAGCTGATCCTCATCTGCTTCCTTCCTCACATGTTCATTTTAATGATGGCCAATATATCTTTTCCTACATTAACCGAACCAA GTACCCTGTGGCTTCCATTTCTAGAGTGGGAACACAATTGGGCGTAAAACCAGCTCCATTTGTGGCTACATTTTCATCAAGAGGGCCAAGTCCCGTAGAGCCTTCAATCCTTAAG CCGGACGTTATTGCTCCAGGAGTGGATATCATTGCCGCCTACAGTGAAGGTGTACCTCCATCAGAAGAAGAATTTGATAAACGTAGAACTCCTTTCGTTACCATGTCAGGCACTTCAATGTCATGTCCTCACGTTGCCGGTGTTGTTGGGCTTCTCAAATCACTTCATCCTCATTGGAGTCCGGCAGCTATTAAGTCGGCAATCATGACCACGG CAAAAATAACAGATAACACTGGAAGGCCAATGCTAGACTCAGCAACAAAAAAGGCAACACCATTTGCTTACGGTGCAGGTCACATTGTTCCTAATCGTGCAGCTTACCCAGGACTTATATACGACCTAAGTTTCATTGATTACGTAAACTTCTTGTGTGGTCATGGTTACACTAGTTTGCAAATAAGACAATTTATTGGCAAAAAATACATTTGTCCAAAGGAGTTTGACCCAGCAGATTTCAACTACCCATCTATCACAGTTACTAACTTTGCAAATGCAAGTTCTTCTCGGAATGTGACTCGCACGGTTACCAATGTTGGGTCCCCAAGGACATACAAAGTGAGAGTCAAAGCACCTCCTCAAGTTGATATTTCAGTTGATCCCAAGATTCTAAGTTTCAAGAGGAAAGGTGAAAAGAAAACGTTCACAGTTACATTCACTTTAAGGCCTCTAAGAAAGCAAATTCTGGAGTATACATTTGCGAGTTTGGAATGGACCGATGGCAAGAACCATGTTAGGAGTCCCATTGTAATTAAGCATCCACTTAAGTGA
- the LOC107618489 gene encoding UV-B-induced protein At3g17800, chloroplastic — translation MENCVYNHLHRTILTLPTPLSSSSSSVRFFANTAATRPLVGVSLGGGGCGGPLSLRRRRLVVKASAGATPCEFSSLNSPLEPRSTVGKFLSGVLQNHRQLFHVAVGEELKLLADDRDAALARMVIGSGSDEALLHRRIAQLKENQCEIAVEDIMYLLIFYKFSEIRVPLVPKLSSCLYNGRLEILPSKDWELESIHSLEVLDMIKEHITSVTGLRANSSVTECWATTKVRKFLLARVYVASILYGYFLKSVSLRYHLERNLSLANPDLHLGLRNTLPFIDMFPSGFKDTIFGSLSSLQSIGQGITKEEEDIEDLKCYVTGFHPGSLQRCAKLRSKEAVNLIGSYSCALFNNEESGLVESDDVILTSFSSLKRLVLEAVAFGSFLWETEDYIDNVYKLMDD, via the exons ATGGAAAATTGCGTCTATAACCACCTTCACCGTACAATTCTCACTCTTCCAACACCACTCTCGTCGTCGTCATCATCGGTGAGATTCTTCGCGAACACAGCAGCAACAAGGCCTCTTGTTGGAGTTTCTCTCGGCGGTGGCGGTTGCGGTGGTCCTTTGTCGTTGAGGCGGCGGAGATTGGTGGTGAAGGCGAGTGCCGGGGCCACTCCTTGCGAGTTCAGCAGCTTGAACTCGCCGCTGGAGCCGCGGTCCACGGTTGGGAAGTTCTTGAGTGGCGTCCTGCAGAACCACCGGCAGCTGTTCCATGTGGCAGTTGGAGAAGAGCTCAAGCTCTTGGCCGATGACCGTGATGCTGCGCTGGCTCGCATGGTCATCGGTTCCGGTTCCGATGAGGCCTTGCTTCACAG GAGGATTGCACAGCTAAAAGAAAATCAATGTGAAATTGCGGTAGAAGATATTATGTACTTATTGATCTTTTACAAGTTTTCCGAGATCAGGGTCCCTTTGGTTCCAAAGCTTTCTAGTTGCCTTTACAATGGCAGGCTAGAGATATTGCCTTCTAAGGACTGGGAACTAGAGTCTATTCACAGCTTGGAAGTTTTGGATATGATAAAGGAACACATAACTTCCGTAACTGGCTTGAGGGCAAATTCTAGTGTTACCGAGTGTTGGGCCACTACCAAAGTTAGAAAATTCTTACTTGCCAGAGTTTATGTCGCTTCTATATTATATGGTTACTTTTTGAAGTCGGTTTCATTGAGGTACCATCTAGAACGAAATCTATCGTTGGCTAACCCTGATCTTCATCTTGGTCTTAGGAATACCCTCCCGTTTATTGACATGTTCCCTAGTGGTTTTAAAGACACCATCTTTGGTAGCTTGAGTAGCCTGCAATCCATAGGACAAGGGATAACTAAGGAGGAAGAGGATATTGAAGACTTGAAATGCTACGTAACTGGATTTCACCCTGGTTCATTGCAGCGATGTGCGAAACTTAGATCCAAAGAGGCTGTGAATTTGATAGGAAGCTATAGTTGTGCACTTTTTAACAATGAGGAATCTGGTTTGGTTGAGAGTGATGATGTTATTTTGACCTCATTCTCAAGCCTCAAGAGGCTGGTATTGGAAGCTGTTGCCTTTGGATCTTTCCTTTGGGAGACGGAAGATTATATCGATAATGTATATAAGCTTATGGATGATTAA